The region GAGGACCAAAGGCATGGAATAAAATACTTTCAACTGAACTTAAAACTCTAACAATGCTTAATGAGTTTAAGACAAAACTAAGACAGCTATTAATAAAGAATGATTTACCACAAAACTATTTCTGAAATTACATTATGATTTATCTATCAAATacatgaaaagtatattaatctTAGAAAAAGACtgagttaaatttatttatatcctaacatatatattcttattgtttttattttttgctaagcCTATAGCGCTTCTAGCTAattcttcacttttttttttttattaatagatgttttatttattattttaccacTTTtgtacatttgtttattttataaatttaacgaagcttcttattttaaaattaaactttatatttacggAATTTATAAAGGGGCTTGGTGATTAGACATATTAGTCTTCTTGTCGCCCCtgctatatttatattttgttagtaaattacgaaatgtatatttttaaacggcaaaaaaaaaataaaaaaaaaataaatactaaatataaaacattattaggACGCGCAAGAAAATCTTTAGGAAAAAAGGTGGACTCTTTGATGTTACAATGGGCGCTTACCATCGTATGCTGAAGTATGTGAGTTAGTAggactttttcttttattccaACTTCCGCATTATTATAATAGAGATGATTTTGGTCTATATCGTGATGACGGGCTAGcgatatttaaaatcaaaaatggcCAACAAATGTAGAAAATCAAGAAacatattgtaaaaattttaaaagtaacgACTTCCTTATTTCCATCCAATGTAATAAGAAAATAGTTAACTCGACGTGACATTTGATCTTAATAACAACTCTTTTCAACCATACCGTAAATGCGACAATAAGCTGAATTAATTCAGCTTATTGGATGGTTTGAATCAGAGTGAATATAACTATGTTCACTCTGATTCAAACCACCCAATAAACCTAGTATTATCAAAAGACTCCCTCGCACTGTTGAATTGAGATTATCTGCCACATCAGTAAACGAATCTACTTTTTATAATGCTATTCCACCTTAcgaaaaaagcaaaaaccttgactaaaaacaaaaatcgaAAGCAAAAAGTCATAAGGTACAACGATCCTTTTAGTCAGAATGTAGAAACAAAAATAGACAATCGTTTACAATCAAAGTTAGTTATAGGTGAATGCAAAACGTAAAGTCTATAATTAGTTCACATAACCACAAGATTTTACTCAGTAGTACAAATTTGAATGCAAGAACTTGTAACTGCATTACAAAGATCGCTTGCCCATTGATTAAtgtttattatgtaatattgtTTATCAAGCTACTGTGATTGATGAAAATCCTAATcctaaagaaaaagaaaaatatacttCGGTATCAGCGAGACACCATTCAAGCTTAGATacgcaaatcatttaaaatcttttaatgccGTGAAATATAGAAATGAAACCAAGCTTTCTAAGGAGATTTGgagtttaaaaggaaaaaacatAAATCACACAATAAAGTGGAATATTATAAAACGCTGTAAACCTATCAAAACAACATCCAAAACTAGTAACCTCTGCCTTCATGAGAAATTTATTTCGCTAAGAAAACAACCTGCtcaataaaaaagacaaaatattaTCTAAGGATCGAcacttagataatattttcCATTCCAAAAAATATCTACTAACCTCTTTTGATACCAGAGTAAGGACAGGCGAATATTCGTTAAAATTCGGATTACGAAGTTTACAAAGTCTATTCATcgcttattaaatttatttatcgcTATAAAAAATCCAACAAGCATAAAAACAGATGAAAATTTAACTTGATATTCTTAACAATCTTTTTCCTTTATAAAATTGacataagaaatttttaaataaacgtttttaatgttcttttgttCATGTTTGTCCCAAAAAGTTGGGAGTTGTAAAGGTTCCGTAACTTAAATTCTCgttattactaaatttttagattttttatttcgacgcaaattgttttttgtacgcgtacttttttaaaataaattaaaaattgctttgcTTCACTTGCTCTTTGTCATGTTTTGAATTATGGTTAATTAgaagctaaaaaatattaactttagtTTATAATTAATGAATACACAGCAACTGCGGTGCAGTGGTTAAAGCACTTGCTATTGAAGCAAGAAACCTAGGGTTTAAATGCAAGCTCTGGGCACATTTCGCACCATCAGTAAGGAAGGAGGtttgaacttcctagttaaatacTTTTCTGTTGTACTCAGTGACAAAACTGaaaggtcttcttggggcaactaaaaaaaaagaatttataaaattcttaaaaatttttttaaaatttctctttcAATTAAATGTGCTTTTAAAATCCAAATTCggatttcatttaaatttggtttagaAGTCCAAATTCGTCTTCTAGTTAAACTTGAGCTAAATATACGTCCTAAACTCGGTGAATGCATTTGATCTAAGTTCGTCTTTCATTTAAATTCGAGTCTTAAAAAGTTGACTTTGCCCGTCCTTATACCAGAGACTAAAtagttacatctttttttacttcaaaagtCATTCTacagaaatttataatttatttgttatagaagttgtttttaaacgattttttctaacggtttttttttaatgtatttaatagcTGATGATTGCAGTGTATGGCACGAAACTTTAAGTACTATTAATAATGGTGTTTTtcgtttaaacaaaatttaaatatttattgctcTATTATAGTAATATTGAGCATTGTTTTAGGCTCAAGAGTTTtcgtattattttaatataaaataatacataaacaaccaatcaatatatatgtatatatatatatatatatatatatatatatatatatatatatatatatatatatatatatatatatatatatatacatatatatttcgctgacctattgtgtcagcgtcatcaggtaatgaaaaaaacgttacaaaataacataaaactaaccgtttaaaaaagaagacattaaatgcggaaaatataaaaaccaatcaaataatataatagtgaCGTCAGTTAAAGTTTCGTCAAAATTAATCcccaagtttttgttttcacaTTATCCCCGTCATCTCTATTTAGAACAGTTCGTCCAATACCTATCTCGTGTTGAATTCttgctttatttatttccaGGGATTCTCTAACTTTTCTTATCCTGTATTCTGGAATGACTGTCAAGGTTTTAGGATTCAGCCAATCAAAAGTACCACTGCATGTTCTTAAATGTTCTGTGGCTCCTGAACTCAACCATCTTTGATTTTTACAGGCTCTTTGGTATTCCGCACTTCTtgaaatgattttgtttttggtCTCACCAATATATTTACTTCCGCATGAGCATTTAAGCTCATAAACACCCGGATTTGAGTTCGgtgatagttttgttttgttgttgcatagtatgttatttaaattgcgaggtgaagtaaatataactctgatgttttaatttttaaattctcttcGGAATTTAGGGCCAATTATAGATATCCAAGGTAGTTTAACAAActgcttatttaattttttagattttagatttgtttagaattttttgaaacgcggtctaaatagtttttggttattttaataagattacTTTTGTTATAGccgttttctaaaaatgtatcTATGAGTAAATCAATTTCTTGTGAGACATGTTTTTGAGAGCAGACTTGTTTTGCTCTACATAGAAATCTTTTAAAGACGCCAGTGATTATGCTTGGGTTGATGTTGGAGTTtggttttatttgaacattggTTATCGCATCCTTACGGTGTATTTGAAATTCATAAAATCCGTTCATTGTTTTTGTAATAGATGTATCTAAAAAGTTAAGTTGTTTTCTTCCGTTTTAAAGTTCAACAGTATATTTTATGGAGgggttttgttcatttaaagttttaagaaacAGTTCTTGTTTTTCTTTCGAATCGAAGCAAGCACGGGTATCGTCTACATATCTTTTGTAGATTGGAATGAATTAACAAAGGCTATATTAAGGGctcttttttctctattttgcaaaaatgcttCAGCTATGACCACTATCAATGAAAAACCAATTCGACCTGAAGTAGGTAAAACTCGGATTTTATCTTCGTATAAAAAGTTACACTTGCTTAatcaaagttaaattatttggtGTCTATCTGaaagagttaattttaatttaagtttttaagtttttaatttatatatatgtatgtatatatatatatatatatatatatatatatatatatatatatatatatatatatatatatatacatatatatatatatatatatatatatatatatatatatatatatatatatatatatatatatatatatatatatatatatatatatatatatatatatatatatatatatacatatatatataaatatatatatatatatatatatatatatatatatatatatatatatatatatatatatacatataatatatatatttatatatatgtatacatatatatattgtttgatGAAGTgtagtattaaaatattacaaaacttATGTTCGCTGAAAAGTGGTCAAtatttagaaaatcttttttgataatatataaatttcaaaacagagcggtttatatttgaaaacgaaaaagaaaaaactttaattatggAACTTTAAGTTTTATGCCAAATGTGAATCATCAGTCATATGATATAACTGATGATTGCCGTTAGGGATGGAACTTAAAGTTccataacaaaagtttttttctttttcgtttttaattgtatataaatatatacgtgCCCCCTCACTATTTGTTTGAAACCAAATCAATATAGACTGTATATTTTCTTTGCTTATACAAATTCACTTTAAATAACTGTTTGTTATCAAATCATCGATGATTAACAATTTATCAGTATCACTTTAGTCAAGACACCTGATATCAGGTGTCTTGATTCAAGTGATACTGATAAATTGTTAATAGGGTCAAGTCATGAGccaaataacttaataattaaaattataccagctcatttaataaattctcttgaaatatattaatacatattacttttaataaactttttgtaacagtaatatgttttataatacatatattatgttACATCTTACTTTTATTAAACTACTGTTTACGAAtttgtataaaagttgttttgcctCACTCTACGTCACTTTTTCAACGGTAGCTcgtcttcaaaatatttttctaaattatgtGGTCAGGCATACCTATGCCGTATCCAGTAATTTATATATGGTTAAaaccaagaaatattttatcacGCCCTTTTTTTCTTTCGTTAATTCGCTTGTTTTGAAGATCTTCAGCTATTCTATCTGACGGTCTAATTTTTAAGATAACGGTctagtaatttacttttaaaaattcgaGATcacatcatatatataaattttttttagcgttttcatttaaaatacttaGTTTCTAGGGCTGTAAATCTTGGCTCGTGTTCGTGAACGGCTCGGTGATCGTCTCGACAAGAGCTCGTTCATGTTCGGCTCGAATGGTAAACGAGCCGgacttgaacaaaaaattaggcTCATTTATTAAACGAGCCGAGCTTGAACATCATAGGCTCGTTCATATAGGCTCGATTAAAgctcgaatatatatatatatatatatatatatatatatatatatatatatatatatatatatatatatatatatatatatatatatatatatatatttatccaATGCAATGAGAGCAAGACTTTTATTTGTGAAAATCTAATTTGAACTATTAGAGTGCAGTGTTTAATAGGAATTATTATGTTTGTGAGAGTTTACATTATGTTTGAACTTTGAACATTAAGTTTGAACATTGAACtattagttttaacttttattttgaactatTAGATTTGTGggatcttatttcattatgtTGTTTATTTGCATGTTTAATAGACTGTAGGATTGTTTATGTTGTTTGTTGATTTGGACTTGCATTATTTACAGACGAGCCTTtaacaaacagtttttttttactaaacgaGCTTTATACTAACAggttacaataattatttcgaATTTTAAACCAGTCCAGCTCGAGCAACATGTAAAACGAGCCGAGCCCAAACAATACTAATCCTTAACGAGCCGAGCTCGAACAAAGAATCTCATGTTCGAAACGAGCTCGAGCCGAGCCTGAACACTCTTAATATGTAAACGAGTCAAGCCGAGCCCAGGCAAGCTTGGCTCGATTTACAGGCctattagtttcatttttactgtatactattatatacttgttattacattgttattattataatttttattattattattattgttattattattgctattattataactattattattattatagttacaaaattattatatatatattatagatatgtttaaaagaaaatgtattGTCTATAACGAAAATGTATTGTCTATACACGTAAACAGTCATTTTAGACGTCAATAGGCTGCAACCAACTAAAGACCTTTAGTAAAGGTCAAGAAGAGTGAGCTTTCTCTTCTTAACCTTTAGTTGGCTTGCAGTGCATCAgcatttacttttgttttatcgtaatctcattttattttatttttcttactttattGTCATTatcattgtatttttaattttatttatttattgctcaGAATTAACATATATTGctgaaagttcaaaaaaaatcctctgaattttcaaaatgtttataattttcacaaaaatttcacaattttcataatatttataattttaacaaaaatttcacaaatttttaaatgaaaatttaaacattttataatgttaaatattttataatatatatgcaattCTAAAAATTGTGATTTTGATAGGATGAGCCATCTGACATTTTTCTAACCTTGTTCGTTTAAGATCTTTTATCAAATTACAATATCCTGCCACTTTTTAATCTTATTGCATATCAATTCTTTCTTAATGGTgtataaagatatttaattgaTTACATTCATtggtatttttttcaaattacaccttttattgttgtatttatttttcaattgtatctatagaaataattataaataattattattttaataaattttataacacgaaacataaaaattgctgacatttgttttaaaatttgtatttgtactGAGGATGAACTATAAAGTTTCttagtattttataaacttgttttaaactaggaagttttttttatctcaataaaaatatgtttacaatttaaCATCACCTATGttaaattgtaaacatatttttattgagataaaATAAGACTTCCTagtttaaaacaagtttataaaatactaagaaactttatatatatatagaaatttttattatagctaTCAGATAgctgtaataaaaattattgttgataAAAGAGAAGAGCTAAATAAATATTGGTGCATCTGATGGGCAAGTAGTGATAATGGTTAGGTTTTTCCTggtgtgaattttttttaaattatattttcccAATCTTACAAAAGGTAAAAGTGTCTGCAACAAAAGAGTGTTGGTGCCACTCTGTGGAAAAACAGCTAATTTATTATGGCTATGTGAACAAGGTTTATCAGTACCTGGTATAGAGTTTTGTGAAGTGccaattatcaattttttcaaagagaAGGGTTTATCATATGAATGCTATGAGAAAAGTTGTCATAAAGTTTATAAGTGTATTAGCAAAGATATTGTAATTTATCAAGGGGATTTCTTTTCAATGAATTCTGATATTTTAGGTGGAGTGTTTGATTATTGTTGTGATATTAGCTCATTGTCTGCTATGATCCCTAATGAGCAAAAACTGTATGTCGataaattaatatcttttttgtCTTTTGATTGTCGTCTTATTCTAAACTGTTTTGAATATGATGTTACCTTGCGTAATGATAAACCTCTATATGCAATTTTCAGAGATAGGCTTGAAAATATGTTTGGTTATAAATTTATCATCAAAGAGTTATGTTGCAACACTGAAGATACATTACCAGAAGGCTATACTAGTCGAATCAGTTTTAATACAAGgcacatatattatatgattaaaaaaataaactagagaattttaaaagatatattttaatcttttatgtagaattattgaatataaattattaggttttaaagtttaataaaattgtttaatgtcTAGTGAAagtatgttatatatttatgtctAGTAAAAGTATGTTATACACTTATGTCCATTGAAATTATGTTATATACTTATTTCCAGTAAAAGTATGTTATATACTTATGTCCAGTGAATTTATGTTATATAGTGTGTATAAAgtagtaatatatttttaattcaatgattttaatttttgcagaGCAATTAATggagttgtttgtttttaatgaaaataataatttttaaacttatttttaatgactaattttatttttcttgtaaattaattttcctttaattttctttaaagtttgtggtgtgttttttctctattaaaaaaaaaaaacagaatccTGGTTACCTACATACAGTGCCATAAGTCAAACTAAACATAAGGATACtacatgtatacatattaattatactacatgtatacatattaattaatattttttggtcTCAGcatgctttattattatttttttttttattatatgatcaaaaatatttgataatagttGTTCTTCAGtgttcataaaatatatcttCAAATAGTTTGCTATAATTTTTggataaatattgtttttgttatgttatttttgtgCGCTGTTTCAACAGATTTAGTGATCAAACATATATACAAGCGATTAAGACATATATAGAAGcgatcaaaatatatttatactaaatatattatgGATTAGGAAAAagaagcataattttttttttttaattctctaaataattatttgtagagtctcaaaaacttttgtcaaatttaaattattttaaatttgacaaaaagatatttacattaaaataaataatttaatttgtataaataaaattaattatttattattttgaatgtaGATGAGTAGCAATACAACTAATGTTGATAAAAGAAAGGAATTAAATGAGTATTGGTGCAATCGATGGGTAAATGGAAATACAGGTTGGGTCTTACCTGGTGtgaatcctttttttaaatcgtaTTTTACAGTACTTACTGGaggtcaaaatttttttgaaaaaagagtgCTGGTACCACTTTGTGGAAAAACGCCTGATTTGTTGTGGCTGTGTGAACAAGGTTTATCTGTGACTGGTATTGAGTTTGCAGATATGccaattattgattttttcaaagaaatgggtttatcttataaatttaatgaagaaaatggttataaaatgtatGTTTGCGCGGAAAAAGATATCACAATTTATCaaggagatttttttttaatgaatgttgACATTTTAGGTGGTCATTTTGACTTTTGTTGGGACATTAATTCATTATCTGCTATGATTCCTGATGAACAGCAGATATATGTTGATAAATTAGTATCTTTTTTATCCTCTGATGCACATATCATCTTAAACTGCTTTGAGTATGATGTTGCTTTGCGTGGTGGGAATCCCCCTCACGTTATTTTCAGAAATAGACTTGAAAAGATGTTTGGTAGTTCTTTCAATTATGAAGAGCTATGCCGAAATACTGAAGATGAACTTCCAGAAGGTTTGACCATTCGTATAGGCGCAGATGCACAACATGTTTACTACTTCCTTAAAAAAcaatcataataattttttatttgcacatattttttttaggtaatataataagtaataaatcaaaatgattttttaaattgcttataAGTTTTtacactgttttttttaaataatatttgttgttattttttattaaaatagaataagtttttattacaatgtttataattaattacaaagttaaaataattaaagaattttgacaaaattttttgtttttcaatttttaacagttattttagtgaaattaaagcaaaaaattaaaattgttcgaaaagattttttttaaacttaattttccCAAGGTCACCCTCTCTGATACGCTCACTATTTCCAATCTCTGTTTAAAGTTACCATTACCTTTTTCATCCTTTAGAGTCAAGTTGATGATCATTTATATGATCATCATCTCTGTTCTTTGTATATGCTTTTAGACATCATTAATCTTCTTTgcccatttttcttttttacttgtGGTGTATTACTTTtaatgcttaattttttattacctatttttgttaccttttttaTTACTGTGTTTACTTTTCCAAGAAGAAATATACACTATAAGGGGAAATATAATACACTATAAGGGGAGAATATAAACTATAGTCTTAGAGGGTACTTATTTCTTTGATTTGTTGttctaatttttagttgtttgttcTCATTACATAATGAATGCTTTACCACTACCACATATAATTCACTGCATCATCATCGCTTGCATCATCATCTCTTTTTGTTAGAAGTGAGATTAATTGAACTTGATCTACTTGCACATTACTCTCGCCTTTGTTGCCTTATATGCTTCACCAGgtgattcaaatttaaaaggacctaattgtttaatttttaccaaaatGAAATcatagaaattattttatacaatttcttTTACTAATAACAACTTTAGCTAAAGttgtttcttaaatattttttgcaaatttatctgaagtatacattttttctattaattattgagaaatagtaaattttttctgtttatttttttaatgatatattaataaatttttactttttattacgatgatacttatttttttttttttttacaaataattatttttaacatatgttgACTAAAATTTCAGATAAAGTTCAATTCACTTTATTGTATGCGACTTAAAGATCATTTGACCTAATGAATATAAATGTATGActtgataaataattaaatgtatttcaCTTTAGAGAGgatttattatttgaatcacattagttttttcttgCCGCTTTTAAAATGGTTCCAGAAAAATGTTCAAGAGGAACTCCAAAAATAAATCTGCCAATTTCAAATAATACACTCGGATGTacctaaaatattttcagttaaacatttttaaaaaagaatgggTGCCAAGTACAACCATATGCATTGTTCTTGAGTGTGTGGCTGATAAATGAGCTTCTTCAATTTTAGGAATCTTGACTGGATCTTGGATGATAAGTCATGTTTTACCATTGGCAACACTATTGGAAACAATtctctaaataatttaaaatttcaaataatttaaaataatttcaaataatacaCTCTGATGTacctaaaatattttcagttaaacattttctaaaaagaaTGGGTGCCAAGTACAGCCATATACATTGTTCTTGAGTGTGCTGCTGATAATTGAGGTTCTTCAATTTTAGGAATCTTGATTGGATCTTGGATGATAAGTTATGTTTTACCATTGGCAACACTATTGGAAACAATAGCTTTTAGTCAAACAATGTTTCAGGTATTTCACCAAATATCGAATTCCAAATGAAATAGAAATTTGAGGAAAAATTGCTTGTTTTTGTGATTGTATCACCCAATGGTGTGTCAAAGCCATTTACgataaaaagttgcttaacTATTAACACATGAAAATTCTCTGTATGGATCTTTCATCAACAAGCatcacaaaaataaagatttcttGTTTTGATCTGATTTTGC is a window of Hydra vulgaris chromosome 15, alternate assembly HydraT2T_AEP DNA encoding:
- the LOC136092459 gene encoding probable thiopurine S-methyltransferase, translating into MSSNTTNVDKRKELNEYWCNRWVNGNTGWVLPGVNPFFKSYFTVLTGGQNFFEKRVLVPLCGKTPDLLWLCEQGLSVTGIEFADMPIIDFFKEMGLSYKFNEENGYKMYVCAEKDITIYQGDFFLMNVDILGGHFDFCWDINSLSAMIPDEQQIYVDKLVSFLSSDAHIILNCFEYDVALRGGNPPHVIFRNRLEKMFGSSFNYEELCRNTEDELPEGLTIRIGADAQHVYYFLKKQS